The genomic region attatatttattatacacTAATTAATTTCAAATGTTAGGGCTCGTATTTTTGTTATTACGTTTAAGTACACGTAAAACGCGTAGTGGAGTTTCAATCGAACAAAGTAAAGAACAAAGAAACAAACAAATCCGATCGATGATTATTGGTTAAAAGTATATTATTCGTACATCGATCGTAGTTTCGAAAGGAAATACTTATAGCGACTTTTTATTCACTtctatttatattattataataatgaAGTATAATGctgatatttatatatatatatatatattatatatatgtgtgtgtcaaATTATACATTTTTAGGACCAACAAATCGGGGAAGAAATCATTAGCTACAAGAAATTCTATTATTGCTTGATAGCGATCAAATTTAGCAATGATTTATATACACTGTTTATACACATAAACATATGTATTTTTCATACGATTTGTAGTTGTACTTTAGAGCGACAAAagtgtagaaaaaaaaaaagaaagaaaaaagagaaagactTGAGCGACATCCTAACAATAGCTGATACTTACAATACGCTTGTGTTCATTGCGCATCAATTatagtaaaaaagaaaaatagaaagggAAGAAACAACATTGCCAATCTATGATCTTTACAAGCAACGATGGATGTTGGATCTGAGTCACAAAGTTGATCACTATCGTCTGTAGCATAATGGTAAAAGTATCGTTCTAAAATGCTTCACTCTGTGTTTCCTTTAATATTTAAACACAGCCATACGTACAGATAGAAATCATTAAGAATTGTGTTGTCGAACATACTAAGTAGATAATTATGTATTGCGTTAGAAGCCAGGTACCGTGATGTTGTCGATATTATGCTCGATATTAGCCTGTATGTGCGTTCTGTTCCGTTTTACAATTCATTGAAACAAACGCTTCTGTACGATGAGGCTTGCGGGAAGATTTGCACTCTTTCGCAAAAGAATTTCCATTATATATCGTTGTATTTTACTCTATAGCATTTTGCTTGGCAAGCATTAACGAACGTGTATCATTGTATCGAAGAGTCCTATCCTATGTAACGCTCGTTGTATAAACACGGAGAATACCAAAGAACGTGCAAGTACCTTATTACGGATTCGTCGTGAAACAATTTGTTATCAGCAGTTGATCGACTATATCACACTATATTTATACGCAGAGAAACGAGTAAGTATTTACGCGTATGTAAGACAAACGGGGGATCTCGTTCGATAAAAATAAAGAACAAACGCATTCGATCGTGTTTGTATTGTCTTATAATCCATACAGAGCATTCCTTAgcttttaatttatataatcgatAATATGTGTACTTAAAAACAAAAGTTAAGAAAAAATGCGGTAAGTTTTTCTATCTGTATTGTTCAGACTGTATAGTATAAAATGATTGTCATTTTGTACAAAAATATACAAACGCGAGTAATATCTAAGTGTCTAtctattaaattaataaaaaaaagataaaaaaataattttataggGACACAGACTTAGTGCTATTAAAATTCGGTTTAAGGAATGGCTACCTTATTTATAATTTATGTCATAAACGTATCAATGAATCGCAATCTAGTGAGAAATTCTAATTAGAGTACATTTTTTGTCATACGcgaaatattattattttaatagaaTGTATGCGTATTTGCAATCGTAAGGTTCGAGAAAAATATTAAATTCGTTATGACACAAATTAAATCTAAATATAATTTCTAAATTGAGTTACAAAATTTATATACGAACTATAAAATGAGTGAACACTTAACTGTTTTGGTAACCATTAATTTGTACCTTCGTTTCGTACTTCACGAAAAAGGAAGGCACATTGGTGTTATTATCTAAAACTAATCGAATGCAAATTGTTCGCTCAAAGTACATAAACACAGCACTTCGTGTTAATATGTGAAGGACGGATTGGATACTGTAAAACTAACTTTGCATTATCAATATCTACCTTTCGAaaaataatttgtaagtaattaaTAATCCAATCGGTACCAACCACGCAGTGCTTGGTTTCAAAATGGCTGCTGGATTGCATCCGTCACCGGTGCAAGTGAAGATGCAGGTTCGATAAGTTAGCTTGTCACCTTGTTGTTTCACATAATCGCAATAATTGCCCATGTCCAACGCCGAACAGAATCGTTTTGTACCTATTCCACCTATTTCAACATACACAAGAATATTGttcattttatttttgttttagcTAACGCAATTTATGAATATTGGCCCACGTATAAAGGATCAGTAGCATGCGTTCGTATGAAAGATGAGAGATGTTAAAGAAGCAGTGCGTCTGAAGGTAGCGATGGACGGTGTACTACAGTTTTGAATATTCCGATCGAATTTCAAGGAGGCAAAATCTTCGTGTAACAAGATAGCAGGGAAAATCTACTGGTGCAACACTCGACACCCAAAATGCAGTATATGAACCTCCGAATCGTCCGATCGATTTGATGCAATATCGTGCATCGTATACATGACTGCAGTTCGCCGGTTGCAAAGTACTTAGAACCAAATTACTGTCCCCACAGCTCAATTCTTCCTCCGATGTACATTGGTAGCAATCCAGACTAGTCGCTTAATTTGATTGAAAAAGCATTGATTATAGTGTTTGTTGTTGCATGTGTGCAGTTCATGGATTTACTTAACATCAGATTACTTACGAAATACATTGACACATCTAGTAGTTCTTTCAACATTTAACGACAAACTTTTATACACAGGATACTGTACATTGAAATAAATTTAACAACAAAATGTTAATATCGTTTGTCGTTACACgttgaatattaaatataaagtAAACCACCCCTATCTGCAAATGCGATTAGTCACTTAAAGCTAATTTAACACCAGATGATTATTCATCGTGTTCCGATTGATACAACATGCTGCGATAAGATGTTAAGTTTGTATAGTCTGAAGTCAGTTTTTAGTCGAAAGTGTTAAGTTTCATAACCGATTGCCCTTTACGTGAAGTGTAACCTGAACTGACAATATTTTTTTACCCTCAAATCTGCCTGTATGCTTCACGCAGTACTGCGCATCGAAAACATCATCGCAAGACTCTGGTTCGATATCGATGTCGCTTGAGAGAAACTCGTTGCATTGGAAGGGGTGTGAGTTGTCTGTGCTGTTGCATTTATAGCACCGTAAACTGTGGACTGAACGAAAAGAAAGAGAGGGAATTTCGATTTATACTTTCATTCTCGTCTCTTTTCCTATTCAACGATGCTTTCTATACGATGATATGTTACAATCTATTACTCGCAACTAGATGTCGAAACAAGCACGATAACATTTTAAATTGAAACTATGAAAAATAACGCCCAGACAGCTTTTCTTATCGTGTTATGGAAGCTTTCCGAGTCGATAATAAAGATTTTTTACAATGTTTCTATAACTcacatgatatatatatatataaatatatgccTCTTAATTCTATTTTGGTTcgaaaaattaattatatatacgATGTGATCATTTATTTCTTTCACACTCGAACAAATTACTAACTTCAAGTTGTCGTTTAAAGCTTGGGTGTACTCATTAGATCGATCTGTTCAATCGATCCGCCTAAACTGAAGTTACATATTACTGAATATTGTATTAGAGTTTTGTGGCGCTTTCGAGTGGAACGGGATACGAAAAATTATGAATGCCCCGCCCAAAAGAACGCCACGATATTCACATCAGCTAGAGTTTACGTGTGTTAACCTTACCACTTTCGACGAAAAGCAAGAATGCCGCGAAAAATGCATAGCTTGTGATGCCGCATACGGTGCCCATTTCGAAGACTTCTTTGTCACAATTCACACACGAG from Xylocopa sonorina isolate GNS202 chromosome 2, iyXylSono1_principal, whole genome shotgun sequence harbors:
- the Bou gene encoding glycosylphosphatidylinositol anchored membrane protein boudin isoform X1; the encoded protein is MGTVCGITSYAFFAAFLLFVESVHSLRCYKCNSTDNSHPFQCNEFLSSDIDIEPESCDDVFDAQYCVKHTGRFEGGIGTKRFCSALDMGNYCDYVKQQGDKLTYRTCIFTCTGDGCNPAAILKPSTAWLVPIGLLITYKLFFER
- the Bou gene encoding glycosylphosphatidylinositol anchored membrane protein boudin isoform X2: MGTVCGITSYAFFAAFLLFVESVHSLRCYKCNSTDNSHPFQCNEFLSSDIDIEPESCDDVFDAQYCVKHTGRFEATSLDCYQCTSEEELSCGDSNLVLSTLQPANCSHVYDARYCIKSIGRFGGGIGTKRFCSALDMGNYCDYVKQQGDKLTYRTCIFTCTGDGCNPAAILKPSTAWLVPIGLLITYKLFFER